The following proteins come from a genomic window of Ictidomys tridecemlineatus isolate mIctTri1 chromosome 9, mIctTri1.hap1, whole genome shotgun sequence:
- the Scoc gene encoding short coiled-coil protein isoform X3, giving the protein MMSADMDAVDAENQVELEEKTRLINQVLELQHTLEDLSARVDAVKEENLKLKSENQVLGQYIENLMSASSVFQTTDTKSKRK; this is encoded by the exons ATGATGAGTGCTGACATGGATG CAGTTGATGCTGAAAATCAGGTGGAACTTGAAGAAAAAACACGACTTATTAATCAAGTGTTGGAACTTCAACACACACTTGAAG atctctctgcaagagtagatgcagttaaagaagaaaatctgaagCTAAAATCAGAAAACCAAGTTCTTGGACAATATATAGAAAACCTCATGTCTGCTTCTAGTGTTTTTCAAacaactgatacaaaaagcaaaagaaagtaa
- the Scoc gene encoding short coiled-coil protein isoform X4: MMSADMDVDAENQVELEEKTRLINQVLELQHTLEDLSARVDAVKEENLKLKSENQVLGQYIENLMSASSVFQTTDTKSKRK; encoded by the exons ATGATGAGTGCTGACATGGATG TTGATGCTGAAAATCAGGTGGAACTTGAAGAAAAAACACGACTTATTAATCAAGTGTTGGAACTTCAACACACACTTGAAG atctctctgcaagagtagatgcagttaaagaagaaaatctgaagCTAAAATCAGAAAACCAAGTTCTTGGACAATATATAGAAAACCTCATGTCTGCTTCTAGTGTTTTTCAAacaactgatacaaaaagcaaaagaaagtaa